The following coding sequences are from one Amphiprion ocellaris isolate individual 3 ecotype Okinawa chromosome 19, ASM2253959v1, whole genome shotgun sequence window:
- the stard3 gene encoding stAR-related lipid transfer protein 3 isoform X2 encodes MPGGEYGELGGSIPAIASLNASYSTSLSIPSPYMLVPPAERKVISDVRRTFCLFVTFDLLFISLLWIIELNISSTIWDSLENEVVHYNFRSSFFDIFLLALFRFLCLQVGYAAFRLKHWWVIAVTTLVTSVFLVVKVIVSNLLSQNAFGYVLPITSFVVAWLETWFLDFKVLTQEADDERAYLAAVNAACERAPMIYPRAVSDGQFYSPPESVAGSDEDLDEEGLGRKAVTAQEKEYVRQGREAMSVVEQILTQEENWKFEKNSDMGDSVYTLEIPYHGKTFILKALMQCPAELVYQEVILQPEKMVQWNKTVSVCQILQRIDDNTLVSYDVSSGAAGGVVSARDFVNVRRVERKRDCYLSAGMATDHDAKPPCGRYVRGENGPGGFVVLKSSSNPSICTFIWVLNTDLKGRLPRYLIHQSLAATMFEFMSHLRQRIADLRPSLRSHHHPRHHHHV; translated from the exons ATGCCAGGTGGAGAGTACGGGGAGCTCGGGGGCAGCATCCCTGCCATCGCCTCCCTCAACGCCTCCTACTCCACATCGCTGTCCATCCCTTCGCCATACATGCTGGTGCCACCTGCAGAGCGAAAGGTCATCTCCGATGTCCGCCGCACCTTCTGCCTCTTCGTCACGTTCGACCTCCTCTTCATCTCGCTTCTCTGGATTATCGAGCTGAAC ATCTCCAGCACAATCTGGGACAGCTTGGAAAATGAGGTCGTCCATTACAACTTCAGGTCTTCCTTCTTCGACATCTTT CTCCTCGCCTTGTTTCGTTTCCTGTGTCTGCAAGTTGGTTATGCTGCCTTTCGGTTGAAGCACTGGTGGGTCATCGCG GTTACAACACTGGTGACCAGCGTCTTCCTCGTTGTTAAGGTCATCGTGTCTAAT CTCCTGTCCCAGAATGCCTTTGGCTACGTTCTACCCATCACCTCGTTCGTGGTGGCCTGGTTGGAAACCTGGTTCCTTGACTTCAAGGTTCTCACTCAGGAGGCCGACGATGAAAGAG CCTACTTGGCGGCGGTGAACGCAGCCTGCGAACGGGCCCCGATGATCTACCCTCGAGCTGTTTCAGACGGACAATTCTACTCTCCACCTGAATCCGTCGCAG GGTCTGACGAGGATCTGGACGAGGAGGGACTCGGTCGCAAAGCCGTCACTGCTCAG GAGAAGGAGTACGTCAGACAGGGCCGCGAGGCGATGTCGGTGGTCGAACAGATCCTCACCCAGGAGGAAAACTGGAAGTTCGAAAAGAACAGC GACATGGGAGATTCTGTGTACACTCTGGAGATTCCCTACCACGGAAAGACTTTCATTCTCAAG gcCTTAATGCAGTGTCCTGCTGAGCTCGTGTATCAGGAAGTGATTCTTCAGCCAGAGAAGATGGTTCAGTGGAACAAAACTGTTTCTGTCTGCCAG ATCCTTCAGAGGATCGATGACAACACTCTGGTGTCATATGATGTTTCCTCTGGTGCAGCAGGCGGAGTTGTGTCTGCGAG GGACTTTGTTAACGTTCGGCGAGTGGAGCGCAAACGAGACTGTTACCTGTCTGCTGGCATGGCAACCGACCATGACGCCAAGCCTCCGTGCGGCCGCTATGTCAG GGGAGAAAATGGACCTGGAGGATTTGTGGTCCTCAAATCCAGCAGCAACCCGTCCATCTGCACCTTCATCTGGGTCCTCAACACAGACTTGAAG GGCCGCCTGCCTCGCTACCTCATCCACCAGAGTCTGGCCGCCACCATGTTTGAATTCATGTCGCATTTACGCCAACGTATCGCCGACCTGCGTCCCTCTCTGCgctcccaccaccacccccgccaccaccaccatgtttaa
- the stard3 gene encoding stAR-related lipid transfer protein 3 isoform X1: MPGGEYGELGGSIPAIASLNASYSTSLSIPSPYMLVPPAERKVISDVRRTFCLFVTFDLLFISLLWIIELNISSTIWDSLENEVVHYNFRSSFFDIFLLALFRFLCLQVGYAAFRLKHWWVIAVTTLVTSVFLVVKVIVSNQLLSQNAFGYVLPITSFVVAWLETWFLDFKVLTQEADDERAYLAAVNAACERAPMIYPRAVSDGQFYSPPESVAGSDEDLDEEGLGRKAVTAQEKEYVRQGREAMSVVEQILTQEENWKFEKNSDMGDSVYTLEIPYHGKTFILKALMQCPAELVYQEVILQPEKMVQWNKTVSVCQILQRIDDNTLVSYDVSSGAAGGVVSARDFVNVRRVERKRDCYLSAGMATDHDAKPPCGRYVRGENGPGGFVVLKSSSNPSICTFIWVLNTDLKGRLPRYLIHQSLAATMFEFMSHLRQRIADLRPSLRSHHHPRHHHHV, encoded by the exons ATGCCAGGTGGAGAGTACGGGGAGCTCGGGGGCAGCATCCCTGCCATCGCCTCCCTCAACGCCTCCTACTCCACATCGCTGTCCATCCCTTCGCCATACATGCTGGTGCCACCTGCAGAGCGAAAGGTCATCTCCGATGTCCGCCGCACCTTCTGCCTCTTCGTCACGTTCGACCTCCTCTTCATCTCGCTTCTCTGGATTATCGAGCTGAAC ATCTCCAGCACAATCTGGGACAGCTTGGAAAATGAGGTCGTCCATTACAACTTCAGGTCTTCCTTCTTCGACATCTTT CTCCTCGCCTTGTTTCGTTTCCTGTGTCTGCAAGTTGGTTATGCTGCCTTTCGGTTGAAGCACTGGTGGGTCATCGCG GTTACAACACTGGTGACCAGCGTCTTCCTCGTTGTTAAGGTCATCGTGTCTAAT CAGCTCCTGTCCCAGAATGCCTTTGGCTACGTTCTACCCATCACCTCGTTCGTGGTGGCCTGGTTGGAAACCTGGTTCCTTGACTTCAAGGTTCTCACTCAGGAGGCCGACGATGAAAGAG CCTACTTGGCGGCGGTGAACGCAGCCTGCGAACGGGCCCCGATGATCTACCCTCGAGCTGTTTCAGACGGACAATTCTACTCTCCACCTGAATCCGTCGCAG GGTCTGACGAGGATCTGGACGAGGAGGGACTCGGTCGCAAAGCCGTCACTGCTCAG GAGAAGGAGTACGTCAGACAGGGCCGCGAGGCGATGTCGGTGGTCGAACAGATCCTCACCCAGGAGGAAAACTGGAAGTTCGAAAAGAACAGC GACATGGGAGATTCTGTGTACACTCTGGAGATTCCCTACCACGGAAAGACTTTCATTCTCAAG gcCTTAATGCAGTGTCCTGCTGAGCTCGTGTATCAGGAAGTGATTCTTCAGCCAGAGAAGATGGTTCAGTGGAACAAAACTGTTTCTGTCTGCCAG ATCCTTCAGAGGATCGATGACAACACTCTGGTGTCATATGATGTTTCCTCTGGTGCAGCAGGCGGAGTTGTGTCTGCGAG GGACTTTGTTAACGTTCGGCGAGTGGAGCGCAAACGAGACTGTTACCTGTCTGCTGGCATGGCAACCGACCATGACGCCAAGCCTCCGTGCGGCCGCTATGTCAG GGGAGAAAATGGACCTGGAGGATTTGTGGTCCTCAAATCCAGCAGCAACCCGTCCATCTGCACCTTCATCTGGGTCCTCAACACAGACTTGAAG GGCCGCCTGCCTCGCTACCTCATCCACCAGAGTCTGGCCGCCACCATGTTTGAATTCATGTCGCATTTACGCCAACGTATCGCCGACCTGCGTCCCTCTCTGCgctcccaccaccacccccgccaccaccaccatgtttaa